A window of Bacillus sp. DX3.1 genomic DNA:
CTGTGTCATAAACATTGTAAAAGATACTTTTTGAAACTCTTTCTTCACTTGCCCTTGTCTAATTACTTGCTCTATATAATATCTTTCTTTAGAAAAATAAATAGTCATTACTTCTCGAATTAACGTTGTATCCAATGAAAGTTCCCGGTAGAAGAAACGAGTGAGCTCTCGATTTTCAAACTGATAGCGTAAAATCCCTCGTACAATTTGTAACATAACTTCCTTTGACGACAAATACTCCCGTTGTTCAAATGACCGTTCAATCACTTTGAGATATCCCTCTAAAAAGTCCGTTATAAGCTGTTCTAATAACCCTTGCTTTCCAGAAAAATAATACGAAATATTAGCCACATTGACATCCGCTCGCTTTGCGATATCACGCACCGACGTTCCATCATATCCTTTTGCATAAAACAAAGAAATTGCCGCATCGATAATCTTTTGTTTCGTCTGCTTCATGTGCTCACTTCCTTTCATGGAACAGCTATAGATTAAATTTCTTGACTTTTAAGACAAATTCCTTTAATTTTCTATCGACAAAGTCATATGAAATACAGCGTATTTCGCTATGATTTTACATTTCTTGATAGAAAGGATGACGTTTCCATGTTTACAAAAGAAAGCTATACAGGTTCACGTGAACAGCAATATGAAACTGTAATTAAACAAATTGATGCACTACTTACAGACGAATCAAATGTAGTCGCAAATTTAGCAAATGCTTCTGCACTACTCAATCAGTTTTTAGAACGGATTAACTGGGTTGGTTTTTATGTAACCGAAGGAAATCAATTGGTGCTCGGGCCATTTCAAGGAATGCCCGCATGTGTTCGCATCCCATTCGGACGCGGTGTTTGCGGAGTAGCAGCTGAAACAAAAACAACACAGCTCATTGCAGATGTTCATCAATTCCCAGGTCATATCGCTTGCGATAGCGCCTCTAATTCCGAAATTGTTGTACCGCTTATTAGGGACGGTGAAGTCATCGGTGTACTAGATATTGATAGTCCCGAAAAAAATCGTTTCGACAAAGTTGATCAACATTATTTGGAGAAATTTGTGGAAACGCTCCTAAAACATATGTAGTGAAGTTTAACGAATAAGATAAAGTGAAACTTTGATTAATTAGCCCGCACGAATCCCATGAATAGCGGGCTAAAAAAGCCATCAGTTCGCGCATACCGCTTACTGATGGCTTTTTTACTTTCACTGCCCATTTACATGAGAAAACGCAGCCTCTCTTTTTTGCAACGCTTGCGCTAGATCACCAACAATATCCTCCCATGCTTCTAAGCCGATAGACAATCGTAATAAGTTATCGTAAATACCCATCTTATGACGAACTTCTGCTGGAATGACAGCATGTGTCATTGTTGCTGGATGTTGAATCAATGTTTCTGTATCCCCTAGACTGACTGCAATCGTAATAAATTGCAATTCATTCATCAAAGCCTGCGCCTCATCTTTTCCACCTTTCACTGCAAATGAAATAACACCGCCCCCACGTTTCATTTGTTGAGCTGCTAGGTCTCCCTCTGGATACCACACCGCTTCTACACTTTCATGATTTTGTAAAAACTTCACGACTTTTTCAGCGTTATCACAGTGTCGATCCATTCTTACCGCTAGCGTCTTTAATCCTCGTAGTAAGAGCCATGCATCAAACGGTGCCATAATTCCACCAATGTCCTTTCGAATCGGGCGAATCTTTTCAGCTAAGTCTTTCGTTTTACAAACCGTAACACCGGCAACAACATCCCCATGCCCACCAATATATTTTGTAGCGCTATGGAGAACGACATCGCACCCTAACGCAAGAGGCGTTTGTAAGTACGGCGAACAAAATGTATTATCTACAATAACAAGTAAGCCATTTTGTTTTGCCACTTTGATAACCTTCTCTAAATTAATAAGCTTCATCGTGGGATTAATCGGTGTTTCTACAAAAATCAATTTTGTATTTGGACGAATTTTCGTTTGAATATCCTTTTCCGTTTCCATATCGCATAATGAATGAGTAATCATGAATTTATCTTCTAATACTTCCAAAAATCCATACGTACATCCATACAATCCATTTGAACAAATAATATGATCTCCAGCACGTAAAAACGCAAGCAGTGTAGCAGAAATAGATGCCATTCCAGATCCAAACGCCAGAGCAGCTTCTCCCCCTTCTAAAGCTGCCATTCGGTCTTCAAACAATTCAACAGTCGGATTTCCAAGCCTCGAGTAAATATAAGATGCGTCCTGCCCAGCAAAACTTGCTTCTCCTTGCTGCGCTGTTTCAAATGTATACGTTGAAGTTTGAAATAGCGGAGGCGTTAAGCTCCCCTTATGCAAAGTAGGATTATAACCATGATGAATGAGCTCCGTTTCCATATGCTTCTTTTTCATACAAACATCCCCCTTATACTTTCTATTTTATGTAAGCGTTTTCTGTTTGTTGCTACTCTTTCCATAGCGTTGTTTTGAATTCCTTCTTGTATTTTCCCAAAATTTAGATGTATAAAACAAAAAACAACTCCCTTGACGAAAGTTCGTCAAAAAGATATAATAGCGTTTGTGTAAAATAAAAAGGCAGCCTTGTAATATGAGTTTATCGTTTGTATTTTGTTCCTCTACTTGAGGTGTATCTCGTAACTCCCTGCTGCTGGAGCGAAGGTACATGAAAACAAAATGCGCATAAATGTCAATTACGCCTGTTTTTATTTTACGAAAATAAAAACACTAAAGGAGGAGTCAATTATGGCTCGTTATACAGGTCCAGCATGGAAACTCTCTCGTCGTCTTGGAATTTCTCTAAGCGGCACAGGTAAAGAATTAGAAAAACGCCCTTACGCACCAGGTCCACACGGTCCGAACCAACGTAAGAAACTTTCAGAATACGGTTTACAATTACAAGAAAAACAAAAACTTCGTCACATGTACGGCATGACTGAGCGTCAATTCCGTCGCACATTTGATCAAGCTGGTAAAATGCCAGGTAAACACGGCGAAAACTTCATGATCCTTCTTGAAGCTCGTCTTGACAACCTAGTTTACCGCATGGGATTAGCTCGCACTCGTCGCGCTTCTCGTCAATTAGTAAACCACGGTCACATCATGGTAGATGGCGCTCGCGTAGATATCCCATCTTTCCGTGTAAAACCAGGTCAAACTATCAGCGTTCGCGAAAAATCTAACAACCTTGTTGTTGTTAAAGAAGCGATCGAAGTTAACAATTTCGTACCTGAATACTTAACTTTCGATGCTGATAAATTAGAAGCTACTTTCAATCGCTTACCAGAGCGCGCTGAATTAGCTGCTGAAATCAACGAAGCGTTAATCGTAGAGTACTACTCTCGTTAATGACAAAAAGCCGATCCCTTGGATCGGCTTTTTTCGTTATTATATATAAAATAGGCTTATTTACTGTCGTCTTGTTTTTCTATATACACATATTCATCCTTTGGGTTCTGTTGAACCTCACCTTGAGTGTTCCCTGCTAACTGACCTGCGTTCAGCAACGAAAAGATAATTAACGCTTCTAGTGACATAATTTTTTATCACACCCTTCTATCAATTGGAATACACACATCATACCTCTTTCTTATGAATTCCATATGAACATACAGAAAATTTTAAAACAAAAGACTTTGCAGATTCTCTCTGCAAGGCCTTCTCTTCAAATTGTTACGCGATAATATTTTTCTAACCGTTTATTCAATAACGGAATTAAAACTGGAGCTAACACAAAATAAAATCCGAAATTACCTCCTGCATGGTATATATCAAACGGGATTCCAGCAAGCCAATATGCCCAAAAATATTTGAAGCCGTAAATTGGTGCTTGCCAAAGTGCCATAATGAAACCATATAATAACCCCATACATGCAGCATATAAACTCATTACAATATGTGGGATACGTTCAAATAAAGAACGCATTATGCTACCAGTTAACAATGCAATAATTGAATATCCAATAATTTG
This region includes:
- the refZ gene encoding forespore capture DNA-binding protein RefZ — protein: MKQTKQKIIDAAISLFYAKGYDGTSVRDIAKRADVNVANISYYFSGKQGLLEQLITDFLEGYLKVIERSFEQREYLSSKEVMLQIVRGILRYQFENRELTRFFYRELSLDTTLIREVMTIYFSKERYYIEQVIRQGQVKKEFQKVSFTMFMTQLKGMMNMPYLYPQYITEVLHSFPSETFFLEMYTKEVEQWMELALCLEQVYYPLPRAVHI
- a CDS encoding GAF domain-containing protein: MFTKESYTGSREQQYETVIKQIDALLTDESNVVANLANASALLNQFLERINWVGFYVTEGNQLVLGPFQGMPACVRIPFGRGVCGVAAETKTTQLIADVHQFPGHIACDSASNSEIVVPLIRDGEVIGVLDIDSPEKNRFDKVDQHYLEKFVETLLKHM
- the megL gene encoding methionine gamma-lyase, which encodes MKKKHMETELIHHGYNPTLHKGSLTPPLFQTSTYTFETAQQGEASFAGQDASYIYSRLGNPTVELFEDRMAALEGGEAALAFGSGMASISATLLAFLRAGDHIICSNGLYGCTYGFLEVLEDKFMITHSLCDMETEKDIQTKIRPNTKLIFVETPINPTMKLINLEKVIKVAKQNGLLVIVDNTFCSPYLQTPLALGCDVVLHSATKYIGGHGDVVAGVTVCKTKDLAEKIRPIRKDIGGIMAPFDAWLLLRGLKTLAVRMDRHCDNAEKVVKFLQNHESVEAVWYPEGDLAAQQMKRGGGVISFAVKGGKDEAQALMNELQFITIAVSLGDTETLIQHPATMTHAVIPAEVRHKMGIYDNLLRLSIGLEAWEDIVGDLAQALQKREAAFSHVNGQ
- the rpsD gene encoding 30S ribosomal protein S4 — encoded protein: MARYTGPAWKLSRRLGISLSGTGKELEKRPYAPGPHGPNQRKKLSEYGLQLQEKQKLRHMYGMTERQFRRTFDQAGKMPGKHGENFMILLEARLDNLVYRMGLARTRRASRQLVNHGHIMVDGARVDIPSFRVKPGQTISVREKSNNLVVVKEAIEVNNFVPEYLTFDADKLEATFNRLPERAELAAEINEALIVEYYSR
- a CDS encoding transporter produces the protein MSLEALIIFSLLNAGQLAGNTQGEVQQNPKDEYVYIEKQDDSK
- a CDS encoding ECF transporter S component codes for the protein MKLSNKFQYIPLTNVRSIVLVAMLASLTVAGRLIFAFIPNVQPMTAIIIIISLIMGRKYGIIIAILSMILSNLVLGMGWWTISQIIGYSIIALLTGSIMRSLFERIPHIVMSLYAACMGLLYGFIMALWQAPIYGFKYFWAYWLAGIPFDIYHAGGNFGFYFVLAPVLIPLLNKRLEKYYRVTI